A single genomic interval of bacterium harbors:
- a CDS encoding efflux RND transporter periplasmic adaptor subunit, whose amino-acid sequence MRRITKMGMGALFLLGLGLGGWVYLRGQETKPDAASFRTAKVEKGDIMVTISATGTVEPEEVVDVGAQVAGQIVSFGTDSAGRPVDYGSLVEEGTVLARIDDSLYAAEVAQAEAQLQSARASLQKAEADLEQLKAKLQQAERDWKRAQRLGPSEALSQASYDSYQSAYEVAAANLAVGKAAVAQARAGVAQAEATLQRARRNLSYCTIRSPVKGVIIDRRVNIGQTVVASLNAPSLFLIAKDLRRMQVWVAVNEADIGRIRPGQPVSFTVDAFPGETFRGEVGKIRLNASMTQNVVTYTVEVLTDNSSGKLLPYLSANVSFHLEEKKGVLLVPNSALKWRPQPGQYSRADSSRESRRAGSDTGGKPVQVSGPNQGILWVVGDGSKLQPLRVLVGLSDGLRTEVQGENLKEGLEVVVGQQAAPRQAAGSVTPFTPQVTPGAGRGMR is encoded by the coding sequence ATGAGAAGAATCACAAAGATGGGCATGGGAGCGCTTTTCCTCCTTGGTCTTGGCTTGGGAGGATGGGTATATCTCAGGGGTCAGGAGACCAAGCCTGATGCGGCCTCCTTCAGGACAGCCAAGGTGGAGAAGGGAGACATCATGGTCACCATCAGCGCCACCGGCACTGTGGAACCAGAGGAGGTGGTGGACGTGGGTGCCCAGGTGGCTGGTCAGATAGTCTCTTTCGGGACAGACTCTGCTGGCAGGCCCGTGGACTATGGCTCCCTGGTGGAGGAGGGTACTGTCCTGGCCCGCATAGACGACTCCCTGTATGCAGCCGAGGTGGCACAGGCTGAGGCTCAGCTACAGTCTGCGAGGGCCTCGCTTCAGAAGGCCGAGGCCGATCTGGAGCAGTTGAAGGCCAAACTCCAGCAAGCCGAGAGGGATTGGAAGCGAGCTCAGAGGCTGGGGCCATCCGAGGCTCTTTCCCAGGCCAGCTATGACTCTTACCAATCGGCTTATGAGGTGGCAGCAGCCAACCTGGCTGTGGGCAAGGCTGCAGTAGCCCAGGCCAGGGCCGGGGTGGCCCAGGCAGAGGCCACCTTACAGAGGGCCAGGAGAAACCTAAGTTACTGCACCATCCGTTCACCTGTGAAGGGCGTGATAATAGATCGCAGGGTGAACATAGGACAGACAGTGGTGGCCAGCCTCAACGCTCCAAGCCTTTTTCTCATAGCCAAGGATCTCAGACGAATGCAGGTTTGGGTGGCCGTGAACGAGGCGGACATAGGCAGGATAAGACCGGGGCAGCCTGTGAGCTTCACCGTGGATGCTTTTCCCGGAGAGACCTTCAGGGGAGAGGTGGGAAAAATACGTCTGAATGCTTCCATGACCCAGAACGTGGTGACGTACACCGTGGAGGTGTTGACGGACAACTCCAGCGGTAAGCTTTTACCCTACCTATCTGCCAATGTGAGTTTCCATCTGGAGGAGAAAAAGGGCGTATTGCTGGTGCCCAACTCGGCCCTCAAATGGAGACCCCAGCCAGGCCAGTACTCCAGAGCAGACTCATCCAGGGAGAGCAGGAGGGCTGGATCTGACACCGGAGGCAAGCCTGTGCAGGTATCGGGTCCCAACCAAGGGATTCTCTGGGTGGTGGGGGATGGTTCCAAGTTGCAGCCCCTGAGGGTCTTGGTTGGCCTGAGTGATGGGTTGCGCACCGAGGTTCAGGGAGAAAACCTCAAGGAGGGTCTGGAGGTGGTGGTGGGGCAGCAGGCAGCCCCCAGGCAAGCAGCCGGCAGCGTGACTCCCTTCACTCCTCAAGTGACGCCGGGAGCTGGCAGAGGCATGCGCTGA
- a CDS encoding CDP-alcohol phosphatidyltransferase family protein: protein MTTSWQTKPTDRFVLRWIKLHLSSHLTQRIQLIPWVRPWMITLAGSLLGVAAGACFALGMAWLAGVLTLTSQVLDGVDGQYARLTKRESRAGAFLDSIMDRYADGAIVMGLTVYLVRLSLFLPLWAWLTMGFMALAGTGLVSYTTARAEVLGLSMGKPTLASKGTRNSVIALCGLAGAFWAEAPAVAMIYLALHTNGLVLGRILRAYRQCTEDKAHE from the coding sequence ATGACCACCTCCTGGCAGACAAAGCCCACGGACCGTTTCGTGCTCAGGTGGATCAAGCTTCACCTGAGCTCACATCTGACCCAGCGGATCCAGCTCATCCCGTGGGTCAGGCCGTGGATGATCACCCTGGCGGGGTCGCTCCTGGGCGTGGCAGCAGGGGCTTGCTTTGCACTGGGGATGGCCTGGCTGGCCGGGGTGCTCACCTTGACCTCCCAGGTCTTGGATGGGGTGGACGGCCAATATGCCAGGCTGACAAAAAGGGAGAGCCGGGCAGGGGCATTTTTGGATTCCATCATGGATCGTTATGCAGACGGGGCCATTGTCATGGGCCTGACCGTGTATCTGGTCCGTCTTTCCCTTTTCCTGCCCCTGTGGGCCTGGCTCACCATGGGATTTATGGCGCTGGCTGGCACGGGGTTGGTAAGCTACACCACGGCCAGGGCCGAGGTGCTTGGCCTCTCCATGGGCAAACCCACCCTGGCAAGCAAGGGGACGAGGAACTCTGTCATTGCCCTTTGCGGGCTAGCCGGTGCCTTTTGGGCCGAGGCGCCGGCTGTGGCCATGATCTATCTGGCTCTGCACACCAATGGCCTCGTGCTTGGGAGGATATTGCGGGCTTACAGGCAATGCACAGAGGATAAGGCCCATGAATGA
- a CDS encoding ABC transporter ATP-binding protein, whose translation MGEVEVQVLRDVSLEVARGEFAAIMGASGSGKTTLMNILGCLDRPTSGRYWLDGEEVSSMTADQRAMVRNKKIGFVFQNFNLLPRTSALDNVAMPLSYTAGQLSEREARRRAREVLARVGLAQRLHHEPSQLSGGQQQRVAIARALVNRPPLLLADEPTGNLDSATSEEVLSLFEELNRQEGVTVVLVTHDPHVAGHARRIIHIHDGRIQKEPPVAHEFHGSS comes from the coding sequence ATGGGAGAGGTGGAAGTGCAGGTGCTAAGGGATGTGTCACTGGAGGTGGCCAGGGGGGAGTTTGCAGCCATAATGGGGGCTTCGGGCTCTGGCAAGACAACCCTCATGAACATCCTTGGTTGCCTGGACAGGCCCACAAGCGGCCGTTACTGGCTGGACGGCGAGGAGGTATCCAGTATGACCGCGGACCAAAGGGCCATGGTGAGGAACAAAAAAATAGGATTCGTGTTCCAGAATTTCAATCTTCTTCCCCGCACCAGCGCCCTGGATAATGTGGCCATGCCCCTATCATATACAGCGGGTCAGCTCTCGGAGCGCGAGGCCAGGAGGAGGGCCAGGGAGGTGTTGGCCAGGGTGGGGCTGGCACAGAGACTGCATCATGAGCCATCTCAACTCTCGGGAGGCCAACAGCAAAGAGTGGCCATAGCCCGGGCTCTCGTAAACAGACCTCCACTTCTTCTGGCCGATGAGCCCACAGGAAATCTGGATTCTGCCACCAGCGAAGAGGTGCTGAGCCTCTTTGAGGAGCTGAACAGGCAAGAAGGGGTCACGGTGGTGCTGGTGACCCACGATCCACATGTGGCAGGACACGCCAGGCGCATAATTCACATCCACGACGGACGCATTCAAAAAGAGCCACCTGTGGCTCATGAGTTCCATGGATCCAGTTAG
- a CDS encoding MFS transporter yields MAGGHRTGFDLWLAGICVSRVFNGLVFMSYPAAIPLLQREWGMSGAQAGAVSSGFQIGYAVSLVACSSLADRVSPKKVYLLSLLAGGICALGFAILAGGFYSALLLYTIVGLALGGSYTTGVMIIADQFAPSSRGMAVGAFIASTSCGYALSLALSGLLIPLGGYRLSFLVTCSGPLVGWAMALLTLRKTSVEAAGRQQGDRFTREVLRNRRAMLLIWGYTFHNWELQGMWSWTPAFLAACLAVGGAEEMTAAGSGARVTSLFHIMGLVASFSMGALSDRLGRKQVMLAMAGVSAACSFCFGWTVGLPLAMVMALGGLYAFSSLGDSPVLSAALTESVRPSYLGAALGLRSLLGFGAGAVAPLVFGAVLDLTNPQGQIPYETWGWAFCSLGIGGMAAFLVIGRLDSPRHSG; encoded by the coding sequence ATGGCTGGTGGCCACAGAACAGGGTTTGATCTTTGGCTGGCAGGGATTTGCGTCTCGCGCGTGTTCAACGGTCTTGTCTTTATGAGCTACCCTGCAGCCATACCCCTACTCCAGAGGGAGTGGGGAATGTCCGGAGCCCAGGCAGGCGCCGTATCCAGCGGCTTTCAGATCGGTTATGCGGTCTCGCTTGTGGCATGCTCCAGCCTGGCGGACAGGGTGAGTCCCAAGAAAGTTTACCTTTTGTCTCTCCTTGCTGGAGGCATCTGCGCCCTGGGTTTCGCCATCTTGGCAGGGGGTTTTTACTCTGCGCTATTGCTTTATACCATCGTGGGCCTGGCCCTGGGCGGGAGCTACACCACCGGGGTCATGATCATAGCGGATCAGTTCGCCCCCAGCAGTAGAGGGATGGCGGTGGGGGCCTTCATAGCAAGCACCTCTTGCGGATACGCCCTGTCGCTGGCTTTGAGCGGTCTTTTGATTCCCCTGGGTGGTTACAGACTTTCTTTTCTGGTGACATGCTCTGGTCCTCTGGTGGGCTGGGCCATGGCACTTCTCACCTTGAGAAAAACAAGTGTTGAGGCTGCCGGCCGCCAGCAAGGAGATAGATTCACCAGGGAGGTTCTACGCAACAGGCGTGCCATGCTCCTGATTTGGGGTTATACTTTTCACAACTGGGAATTGCAGGGAATGTGGTCCTGGACCCCGGCATTTCTGGCAGCCTGCCTGGCCGTTGGTGGGGCAGAGGAGATGACGGCCGCAGGCTCAGGTGCCAGGGTGACCTCGCTTTTTCACATCATGGGGCTTGTGGCCTCCTTTTCCATGGGAGCCCTCTCGGACAGATTGGGTAGAAAGCAGGTCATGCTGGCCATGGCCGGGGTGAGCGCAGCCTGTTCCTTTTGCTTTGGCTGGACCGTGGGGTTGCCCCTGGCAATGGTGATGGCGTTGGGAGGCTTGTACGCATTTTCCTCCCTCGGGGACTCTCCGGTGCTATCAGCAGCCCTCACCGAGAGCGTGAGACCCTCTTATCTTGGAGCAGCACTGGGACTTCGCTCACTGCTGGGCTTTGGTGCAGGAGCGGTGGCCCCCCTTGTCTTCGGAGCCGTACTGGACCTGACAAATCCCCAGGGCCAGATCCCCTATGAGACCTGGGGCTGGGCCTTCTGCTCCCTGGGGATTGGAGGCATGGCAGCCTTCTTGGTCATAGGAAGGCTGGACAGTCCCAGACACTCAGGATAA
- a CDS encoding nicotinate-nucleotide adenylyltransferase codes for MNEIGVIHGRFQVLHNDHLRYLLTGKKHCGHLVVGITNPDPFLTRDDPADPNRSKPQANPLTYFERYVLVKRSLTEAGISHEEFSVVPFPVNLPQLYRYYVPLDAVFFLTIYDDWGRRKLEKFQALGLRTQILWVREPSQKGLSATDVRKRMAMGKPWQHMVPPCVSELLISWGVPGRLKELGAQ; via the coding sequence ATGAATGAGATCGGTGTGATCCACGGCAGATTTCAGGTGCTCCACAACGATCACCTGAGGTACCTTCTGACCGGCAAGAAACATTGCGGCCATCTGGTGGTGGGCATAACAAATCCGGATCCTTTTCTCACCAGAGATGATCCAGCCGACCCCAACAGAAGCAAACCGCAGGCCAACCCCCTTACGTACTTTGAGCGCTATGTGCTTGTAAAAAGAAGTTTGACCGAGGCAGGTATCTCTCACGAGGAGTTTTCCGTGGTTCCATTTCCCGTCAACCTGCCCCAGCTCTACAGGTACTATGTGCCATTGGATGCTGTTTTCTTCCTCACCATATATGACGATTGGGGAAGGAGAAAGCTGGAGAAATTCCAGGCGCTCGGCCTCAGAACACAGATCCTTTGGGTCAGAGAGCCCAGCCAGAAAGGCCTGAGCGCAACTGATGTGAGAAAGCGCATGGCCATGGGGAAGCCATGGCAACACATGGTGCCTCCATGTGTCAGTGAACTGCTCATCTCCTGGGGGGTGCCAGGCAGGCTCAAGGAGCTGGGAGCCCAATGA
- a CDS encoding nucleotidyltransferase family protein, translating to MSTSVKIPIPHQAIADFCRRWGIVELSLFGSVLREDFRPDSDVDVLVCFAPNVSWGFQEWLQMAQELEQILGRKVDLVERRQVEQSKNYIRRKHILDHLETVYVA from the coding sequence ATGAGTACGTCCGTAAAAATCCCCATCCCTCACCAGGCCATTGCAGACTTTTGCCGCCGTTGGGGTATCGTGGAACTCTCCCTGTTCGGTTCCGTGCTGCGGGAGGATTTTCGACCCGATAGCGACGTGGATGTGCTGGTTTGCTTTGCGCCAAATGTGTCCTGGGGATTTCAGGAGTGGCTCCAAATGGCCCAGGAACTAGAGCAAATCCTGGGCCGCAAAGTGGACCTAGTGGAACGCCGCCAGGTCGAACAGAGCAAGAACTACATTCGCCGCAAACACATCCTGGACCATTTGGAGACGGTCTATGTGGCGTGA